Proteins from a genomic interval of Leptospiraceae bacterium:
- a CDS encoding DUF1361 domain-containing protein, protein MIKLLKEKKRFNETLFMGIISIMCFGFSIFRFIYTDTKVFLFLNWNLFLAFVPWAVTSIVILNPRIQKYKITIFVLLGIWLLFFPNAPYILTDLFHLRLNSTMPKWFDLILILSFAWTGLLFGYLSLWDIEKILRKSLSQIWISLISVILLFIGSFGIYLGRYLRWNSWDIISEPFNLIYDISDRFINPFDHPRTWGLTIFMGIFLNMIYWTFRMVKRREE, encoded by the coding sequence ATGATAAAATTATTAAAAGAAAAAAAACGATTTAATGAAACTCTCTTTATGGGAATTATTTCTATTATGTGCTTTGGATTTTCGATTTTTCGATTTATTTATACGGACACAAAGGTGTTTTTATTTTTAAATTGGAATTTATTTCTTGCCTTTGTTCCTTGGGCAGTCACAAGTATTGTGATTCTAAATCCCCGTATTCAGAAATACAAGATAACAATCTTTGTCCTCTTAGGTATTTGGCTTTTATTCTTTCCGAATGCTCCTTACATCCTAACAGACTTATTCCATCTCAGGTTAAATTCTACTATGCCTAAATGGTTTGATTTAATTTTGATTCTTTCGTTTGCTTGGACCGGACTCTTATTTGGTTATTTAAGTCTTTGGGATATTGAAAAAATCCTCCGTAAATCTTTGAGTCAAATCTGGATTAGCCTAATTTCTGTTATCCTTTTATTTATTGGAAGTTTCGGAATTTATCTTGGGCGTTATCTCCGCTGGAATAGTTGGGACATCATTAGCGAGCCATTTAATTTAATCTATGATATTTCGGATCGTTTTATAAACCCATTCGATCATCCCAGAACTTGGGGACTAACCATCTTCATGGGAATTTTTTTGAATATGATCTATTGGACTTTTCGGATGGTAAAAAGAAGGGAGGAGTAG
- a CDS encoding anti-sigma factor antagonist (This anti-anti-sigma factor, or anti-sigma factor antagonist, belongs to a family that includes characterized members SpoIIAA, RsbV, RsfA, and RsfB.) yields MEIEAKLEKPSIVNGTRQINNLLIKLKTPPAVHLPQRQPLVIGLAIDKSWSMKGEKMEATIEAACSMVNWLTRHDYLTVIAYSADVQVVQPLIQLKEKSAVLDKIRSIQVATSTNLSGGWLQTLRAVESAGIPNAYKRVILLTDGQATLGIKDPLQFVQIASDHVSRGVSTTTIGFGEDFNETSLRDIAVNGGGNFYYVSSPEQTSEIFFREFGDIGALYAQAVELKLKFAPNVKMLEIYNDYPFQVNEDGSVTIQSGDVRADDTRNIVMSLEIDAEKPMDSSDLVEIDVSFYNLFEKMRLDKMNKMVPLVKGNKEVESDKEVVVERLVTSSAKTVIKAARLIKENDSTMARTLLQAAIERVEDSVKLSSDVLSPILQRLKNIEVKLRENSASASKHFMAEGTDLYSRMDIIDTGGVDVHDRIFEYKIIGDIDLYKCPDIKNTVQAQMRDGYRFVIFDLTDCKFIDSSAIGAFIQMVGWLRKRGGEFIVTNIVDSVRKVFTITRLENHIRVAHSMDEARDIVESIISATSR; encoded by the coding sequence ATGGAAATAGAGGCTAAATTAGAAAAACCTAGCATAGTAAATGGAACCCGTCAGATCAACAATCTGTTGATTAAATTGAAAACCCCTCCCGCGGTGCACTTACCGCAACGTCAACCACTTGTAATTGGTCTTGCGATTGACAAAAGTTGGTCAATGAAAGGGGAAAAGATGGAGGCTACTATAGAGGCAGCTTGTTCCATGGTTAATTGGCTCACTCGACATGATTATTTGACTGTGATTGCCTATTCAGCTGATGTTCAGGTTGTTCAACCACTAATCCAACTCAAAGAGAAGTCAGCAGTTCTTGATAAAATTCGTTCTATACAAGTAGCAACGTCTACTAATTTAAGTGGCGGTTGGTTACAAACTCTCCGTGCAGTTGAGTCTGCCGGAATTCCTAATGCATACAAACGTGTTATTTTACTTACAGATGGTCAGGCCACCCTTGGAATAAAAGATCCATTGCAATTTGTGCAAATTGCGAGTGATCACGTATCACGCGGCGTTTCCACAACTACAATTGGATTTGGAGAAGACTTTAACGAAACTTCTTTACGAGACATTGCCGTAAATGGTGGTGGAAATTTTTACTACGTAAGTAGTCCAGAGCAAACTTCTGAAATTTTCTTTCGTGAGTTTGGAGACATTGGAGCCTTATACGCCCAAGCAGTTGAGCTCAAATTAAAATTTGCTCCTAATGTTAAGATGCTTGAGATTTACAACGATTATCCTTTTCAGGTGAACGAAGATGGTAGTGTTACCATTCAATCTGGTGACGTGAGAGCGGATGACACTCGTAATATTGTTATGTCTTTAGAAATTGATGCAGAAAAACCAATGGATTCATCTGACTTAGTCGAGATTGATGTTTCTTTTTACAATCTTTTCGAAAAAATGCGTTTAGATAAAATGAATAAAATGGTTCCTTTGGTCAAAGGCAATAAAGAAGTAGAGTCAGACAAAGAAGTAGTAGTAGAACGTTTGGTAACATCTTCCGCGAAAACTGTAATCAAAGCAGCAAGGCTTATCAAGGAAAATGATTCAACCATGGCACGCACTCTTTTACAAGCCGCTATTGAACGTGTGGAAGATAGTGTAAAACTTTCTTCTGATGTATTAAGTCCTATTTTACAACGTCTCAAAAATATCGAAGTAAAACTCAGAGAAAATTCCGCTTCAGCAAGTAAACATTTTATGGCTGAAGGAACTGATCTTTATAGCCGTATGGACATCATCGATACAGGTGGTGTAGATGTGCATGATCGTATTTTTGAATACAAAATCATTGGCGATATTGATCTTTATAAATGTCCAGATATTAAAAATACAGTCCAAGCACAAATGCGAGACGGTTACCGTTTTGTCATTTTTGATTTGACAGATTGTAAATTTATCGACTCTTCTGCAATCGGAGCATTCATCCAAATGGTTGGTTGGTTGCGTAAACGTGGTGGTGAATTTATTGTCACAAATATAGTAGACAGCGTTCGTAAAGTATTTACCATTACCCGCTTAGAAAACCACATACGTGTTGCCCA
- a CDS encoding diacylglycerol kinase family protein, whose translation MNKEKFSIVKRLKSFIYALNGLKILILEEHNARIHLFAAICVVIAGIVFKISSLEWTAIIFAIGFVIALEIINSAIENMADFISPEKNEQIKKIKDLSAAAVLVGAITAFVIGLIVFIPKLSTL comes from the coding sequence ATGAATAAAGAAAAATTTTCTATTGTAAAAAGACTAAAAAGTTTTATATATGCACTTAACGGTTTAAAAATTCTTATCCTCGAAGAGCATAACGCGAGAATTCACTTATTCGCTGCGATTTGCGTTGTGATTGCAGGAATCGTATTTAAAATATCTAGTCTAGAATGGACTGCAATTATTTTTGCAATAGGATTTGTAATTGCGCTTGAAATAATAAATTCAGCTATTGAAAATATGGCTGATTTTATCTCACCCGAGAAAAATGAACAAATCAAAAAAATCAAAGACTTATCCGCAGCGGCTGTTTTAGTTGGGGCAATAACTGCATTTGTAATTGGATTAATCGTATTTATTCCTAAACTATCTACATTATGA